One region of Labrus bergylta chromosome 23, fLabBer1.1, whole genome shotgun sequence genomic DNA includes:
- the zdhhc17 gene encoding palmitoyltransferase ZDHHC17 yields MADAMEEYEKEAGCVPILHPEEIKPQSHYNHGYTETVSRKNHVDDYSTWDIVKATQYGIFERCRELVEAGFDVRQPDKENVTLLHWAAINNRIDLVKYYISKGAIVDQLGGDLNSTPLHWATRQGHLSMVVQLMKYGADPSLIDGEGCSCGHLAAQFGHTSIVAYLIAKGQDVDMMDQNGMTPLMWAAYRTHSVDPTRLLLTFNVSVNLGDKYHKNTALHWAVLAGNTTVISLLLDANANVDAQNIKGETPLDLAKQRKNVWMINHLQEARQAKGYDSPSYLKRLKMDKEFRQKVMLGTPFLVIWLVGFIADLDIDSWLIKGLMYAGVWIAVQFLSKAFFDHSMHSALPLGIYLATKFWMYTTWFYWFWNDLPFATVHVPFLINTLALFYNFGKSWKSDPGIIKASEEQKKKTIVELAETGSLDLSIFCSTCLIRKPIRSKHCAVCNRCIAKFDHHCPWVGNCVGSGNHRYFMGYLFFLLCMICWMIYGCISYWRIHCATSYAKDGFWLYLTQIASCSPWMFWMFLNSIFHFMWVAVLIMCQLYQIAALGITTNERMNARRYKHFKVTATSIESPFNHGCFRNLIDFFEIRCCGLMRPVAVDWTTQYTVEYDQTSGSGYQLV; encoded by the exons ATGGCCGACGCTATGGAGGAATATGAGAAAGAAGCTGGCTGCGTCCCTATTCTCCATCCCGAG GAAATCAAACCTCAGAGTCATTACAACCACGGCTACACCGAGACTGTCAGCCGTAAAAACCATGTTGACGACTACAGCACCTGGGACATCGTCAAAGCCACACA gtACGGCATCTTCGAGCGCTGCAGGGAGTTGGTGGAGGCGGGGTTCGATGTTAGACAGCCAGACAAAGAAAACGTAACGCTCCTCCACTGGGCCGCCATCAACAACAGGATAGACTTAGTCAA gtacTACATATCAAAGGGAGCCATAGTGGACCAGCTGGGAGGAGACCTGAACTCCACACCTCTGCACTGGGCcaccag ACAAGGCCATCTATCCATGGTGGTGCAGCTCATGAAATATGGCGCAGACCCGTCTTTGATCGACGGCGAGGGATGCAGCTGCGGTCATCTGGCCGCCcagtttggccacacctccatCGTGGCCTACCTAATCGCCAAAGGACAG GACGTGGACATGATGGACCAGAACGGCATGACTCCTCTGATGTGGGCGGCTTACAGGACGCACAG TGTGGATCCAACCCGGCTGCTCCTGACCTTCAATGTTTCTGTCAATCTGGGCGACAAATATCACAAGAACACAGCGCTGCACTGGGCCGTACTGGCTGGTAACACCACTGTTATCagcctgctactggatgctaaCGCTAACGTCGATGCACAGAACATCAAG GGTGAAACCCCGTTAGATCTCGCCAAGCAGAGGAAGAACGTTTGGATGATCAATCACTTACAGGAGGCACGGCAGGCCAAAGGCTACGACAGCCCGTCCTACCTGAAGAGACTTAAGATGGacaag GAGTTCAGGCAGAAGGTGATGCTGGGAACGCCCTTCCTGGTCATCTGGCTCGTTGGATTCATCGCTGACCTGGACATCGACTCCTGGCTGATCAAGGGCCTCATGTACGCCGGTGTCTGGATCGCCGTGCAGTTCCTCTCCAA ggctTTCTTCGACCACTCCATGCACAGCGCTCTCCCTCTGGGGATCTACCTGGCCACCAAGTTCTGGATGTACACCACCTGGTTCTACTGGTTCTGGAACGAT CTCCCCTTCGCCACCGTCCACGTCCCCTTCCTGATCAACACGCTGGCTCTCTTCTACAACTTCGGCAAATCCTGGAAGTCTGACCCGGGAATCATCAAAGCgtcagaggagcagaagaaaaaG ACGATTGTGGAGCTGGCAGAGACAGGCAGCCTGGATCTGAGCATATTCTGCAGCACCTGCTTG ATACGGAAGCCCATCAGGTCCAAACACTGCGCAGTGTGTAACCGCTGCATCGCAAAGTTCGACCACCACTGTCCCTGGGTGGGCAACTGTGTCG GAAGTGGGAACCATCGTTACTTCATGGGTTatctcttcttcctgctctgcATGATCTGCTGGATGATCTACGGCTGCATTTCCt actggAGGATCCACTGTGCCACCAGTTATGCGAAGGACGGTTTCTGGCTCTACCTGACCCAGATCGCCTCCTGCTCTCCCTGGATGTTCTGGATGTTCCTCAACAGCATTTTCCACTTCATGTGGGTGGCCGTGCTCATCATGTGTCAGCTCTACCAG ATCGCAGCTCTGGGAATCACCACCAATGAAAGGATGAACGCTCGGAGATACAAGCACTTTAAAGTCACAGCCACGTCCATCGAAAGCCCCTTCAA CCACGGCTGCTTCAGAAACCTCATCGATTTCTTCGAGATCCGCTGCTGCGGCCTGATGCGGCCCGTGGCGGTGGACTGGACCACGCAGTACACAGTGGAATACGACCAGACGTCTGGCTCGGGCTACCAGCTGGTGTAG